CATGCATGCATTAAATTTGTTTGTGGATATCATGGAGGTGAGCTTTTGTTGAGAGCTGCAGAATGAATAAGAGAGGTAGAGTACATATTGGTGGTAACAAGTGTTTAGCTGGTGATCTCCGCATCACCATATTCTCATTTGAAAGGAATGGAAGATGTGAATTGGGCTTCATAAAGGTTGCTACTAATCATGGATAAGTTTGTTAATCTTTCTCATTGGCAAGAAGGTTTTTTGGATTGTAGAATTGGATCCACCCGTACTTAGTCCTGGTTGGCATTTGTGAGAAATATTCTCCTTTTGAATCTTTGGTATATATCTTCATAGGATTGTATCCAATTATAGCCCTTCTAGGCAAGATTGAATAATGTATTGGCAAAATTTGTGCTTGGGAAATTAGTTCTATACCTGAGACAGCTATATAGAAGGGGTTAGGCAGGTAGCCATATGGGGTTGTGGATATATCAAATAGTAGTGGTAGATGTTTCAAGGGTGGAGTAACAAATTTTTAAACCCACAGTTAATCACATGGTAGTGCTAGATGGGGTTATGGAGCAGCACCAGCATAAGAAAAATTAGGGTCATCTGTCATTAGTGGTGTCGCCATGTGCAGAATGGGTCTGAAACATCTCATGGGAAATGAGGATGCCTTTCAAATTGAGACAACGGGGGACAAGGTGGCCACTGGAGACTTGGATGAAGTTGGATGATAAGCTGATGCAAATAGATTGCATAAAGTTTCTGGTTTGATTTGAAGGTTGAATATGTGAAAACATTAATTAGTTAGTACAAAAGAAGGTAGAACCCTTATTTTGTTGCATTTATATGCTATATTGTTAGGCTTAGCATTTATTGACCGGCTGATGAAGAGGCAACATATTTTCAAATTTGCATTTGATGGGAACAGAGAGCATGGCGTCCTTGGTTTAATGGAACTGTTAAATTTAATGACCTAATCACATTTTTGCTGCTTGTAGATTAAAAAAGAACAGAGAAAAAAAAACCTGATTTTGCATTTATGTCATGTTAAATCGATCTTTCGTGTCTTCAAATATCATTTAGGTCTGCATGATTATTTCCCAATTTGTCAATCTGATGGCATTTGTTTGATTTAGATTATTGTGTGTCATGCTTGTCTTACTGTAATTTGCAGGTTGCTGAACACCTCTTGACTGAAGAGTCTTTTGACACTAACATCCGTGATTACTCGAAACTAATCGACGCCCATTCTAAGGCGGACCGCATAGAAGATGCTGAGAGGATTCTGCAGAAAATGACTGAAAGGGGTATCAAGCCTGATGTTCTGACATCCATCATCTTGGTTCATATGTACAGCAGGGCAGGAAACCTTGATCGTGCAAAGGAGGCATTCGAAAGCTTAAGGAAAGAGGGTTTCCAACCAGATTTGAAGGCTTACAGTTCCATGATCACAGCTTATGTGAAGGCCGGCATTCCAAAACAAGGCGAGGCACTGGTAAGAGAAATGGAGTCAAGAGATATCAACCCCACCAACGAGATCTACATGGAGCTACTGCAAGCATTCGCGGAGCGTGGCCAAGTTGATGGAGCGCAGAGGATAATGAACACGATGCAGTTTGCTGGAATCCAACCGACTTTGGAGTCATTTACATTGATCATTGAGTCCTATGGTCGGGCAGGTGATCCTGATCAGGCTCGGGGCCACTTTGATCACATGATGAAAGCAGGCCACAAGCCAGATGATCGATGCATTGCCAGCATGATGGCTGCATATGTTAAAAAGAACCTCCTGGACAAAGCCTTGGACCTGCTCCTTACTCTCGAGAAAGATGGATTCCAACCAGGTATTGCAACGTACACTGTTCTCGTGGACTGGTTAGGCAGGTTGCAACTAGTGGAAGAGGCAGAGCGGTTGCTAAACAAGATAATGCAAATGGGAGAAGCTCCCTTCGAGATCCACGTTAGCCTGTGTGATATGTACTCTAGAGCACAGCAAGGGGAGAAGGCTCGCAAGTCTCTCAAGATTTTGGAGGCAAGGAAACAGTTATTGAGAGCTGACCAGTTTGAGAGGATTGTAAGTGGTCTTTTGGCAGGTGGGCTTGTGGAAGATGCGAAGAGGATATACAATTCAATGGAAGCACGGGGCTTTAGTCCATCAGAGCCAACTAGGGTAGCGCTCATGGCAGCCAAATCTATCCCTCGccaaaaatcatcaaaaagaggTGGTAGAGCATGAGAGAGACGCTTCACCAAACAAAAAACCGAAGAAACATGagtgagagagggaaagagagagggagagactcCTACCTAAATTCAGGGTCAAAGCAGAAAGATTTTGATGGATTTATATTTCAAGTTTTGGTTTGTAACCTTATTTTGTAGCTGTTTTACGGTTGCGTGTGTATCATGCCTTTGGGAAGCTATCAACAGAATGCTGAATATTTAAGTAGCTGACTGAATTCTCGTCGTGCTTTACCGTTCTGCAATCAATTGCTCGGTTTGCTGTTATGTATTCTTTTGTGAACAATTTATTGGTCCCGGAAATAAATACGGAGAAGCAGCGTTCGTTGGCACATATTATGtatctaattttctttttttacttTGCTTGTTTCTGCTTCATATATCTGGGCACTTTATGTTGGGAAGTTTTTCTTGAGACAGCATTTTTGTTTCTAAAACGAAGCTTTAGTTGCATGCAAATCAATATTTATTCTGTATGCCATACAAATGAAATCACAAACCACCAAACAAGCTCTTACAAGTTCATACGTACAATGAAACCCTGCCGGTGCGGAGCAGAACAGAGGCATGAATACAGCACGCGGGTAAAAAGCAGCAGGGAGGCCAGAAGAATAGCTGCCGGATGTCACGGCGATTAGATCACAGACTGTTCACCAGCATCTGCCAAGCAGAAacggaaaaaaaagaagatgattgGGGTTACTAGAAGTGAAGAATAAGCGTCCCTGGCTGTGCGTCTGGAATCAAGAGATGAAGACATGATTGGAAGGATTAAGTTTTAGTTTTTTGAGAAGATTTATGAATCAATAATACCTTTGCCTGGGACGATGATGACTGGTGCTGCTTTGCAATTGTGGAAGCAGTATTCACTGACGCTGCCTTGTAACACGCTGCAATTATAGATCAAGAATGCTTAGCGCCGTGCATTCACGAATAATAACTAGAAAATGTCAACACAACAACAACAAGGGTCGATCTTTGATAATTAATAGATATTTCTTATACCTCTGGAGGATGCTGCGGCCACGGGTGCCCATGATGACGGCCGCTGGCTTCAGCCTCTCCGCCTCTCTGCATATTGCCTTTCCGGCGTCGCCTTCCACGATCCTGGCTTTCGTCCTCACCtgataaaatttcaaaatacccgcATTACCCTTGCACACCTTTTGCTCTCATCTCCCATGAAaatatcaattaaaaaaatatatatatatcaattaaaaaaaaaaaaaaaaaaaggaggatggGAAAACGGTACCAGGGCCACCTGGAAGGCCTCGACCGCCAGCTTCTCCATCAGCTCTCTGGAACTCTCGTACACCACATCGTTGTGCACAcctatatatttataaatcattaacaatatctatatattttaaaggggaagaaaaagagaataaATGAGGAAAAGAGGGGGTTGTTATGGTCCATTTGGGCATAGTGCTCACTGGAGACGGCGTGGACGAGGTGAAGGGTATCGGCGAGGCGGCAGAGGTGGACGAGGGCCCAGTCGAAGGCGTGCTTGCTGTTGGGCCCGTGGTCAATGGCGACGAGGAGGTCCCTCCCTCGCCGACGCTCGCCGGTCTCCCTCTCCAGCTCCGGTTCCGGCACCACCGGAATCAGCGACGGCAGCACCACCTCCCTCCAGCTGTACTCCACCACCTCCTCCAACGGCTCCATCGATGGATTATTATGAGTATTAGTATGATTACTATTGATCGAGGGGATGGAGAAGAGAGAATTGAGGAGAAGAGAGGATAAGAGATGAAATAAGAAAGAAGAGGACCGGCCGAAAGAGGAAGACTACTTTTCAcataaaaaaagagaggaagactcCTATTAACCAAGTTTGGGGATTTTGCGTGTGCACCCCTGTATTTGTTTCTCAGTGGTTTAAGGAATTTTGGCTTTATATGGAAGgtggattgttttttttttttttggtaagaagaaGGTGGATTGAGTTAATGAGTTACGGAACGCGCTGGAGCGACGAATATTAGTCAAATTATTTTAGAAGACGGTGAAACTAACTAAAGCGAGGTCCTGGATTTTATGAGAAGCTGTtcgagaaaaattattaaatatttgatGAGCAACAGAAACTAAAATGAACTTTCTGATTCAAACATTGGTCTAATTGGACAGCTAAAATGGAGACCCGTTCAAACTGGCTGAGCTGCTAATTTAAG
This genomic window from Elaeis guineensis isolate ETL-2024a chromosome 13, EG11, whole genome shotgun sequence contains:
- the LOC105056256 gene encoding LOW QUALITY PROTEIN: uncharacterized protein (The sequence of the model RefSeq protein was modified relative to this genomic sequence to represent the inferred CDS: inserted 1 base in 1 codon), with the protein product MKALLFSHLRRNRRLLLVRFPFLSPPPPSPALSSPPIRSLHDLPSPPXSDSFSSPPSRILQSTTPVASELEEEDAAMNEFLSRFVWAIRGKLVEAYPILSKETLDAMLLVICQKVVVEMEKAGDGAADAAPPIDLSEDLWKTIWEVSNLVHEAMRRDRMREELKKYLHCDEVKDMCHFAAEIGMRGPMLRELRFKWAREKLEEVEFYRSLDQMREQAKKQEEEEKALSSGSGVDPGSGWAEGEKGGRTKLLALPQRKGKIKYKIYGLDLSDPKWAEVAERVEEAEKHIVPEEPQPVEGKCKKVEEKLLALKAKRDDPTPLLAEWAELLQPKKVDWLALLDRIKERNVDLYFKVAEHLLTEESFDTNIRDYSKLIDAHSKADRIEDAERILQKMTERGIKPDVLTSIILVHMYSRAGNLDRAKEAFESLRKEGFQPDLKAYSSMITAYVKAGIPKQGEALVREMESRDINPTNEIYMELLQAFAERGQVDGAQRIMNTMQFAGIQPTLESFTLIIESYGRAGDPDQARGHFDHMMKAGHKPDDRCIASMMAAYVKKNLLDKALDLLLTLEKDGFQPGIATYTVLVDWLGRLQLVEEAERLLNKIMQMGEAPFEIHVSLCDMYSRAQQGEKARKSLKILEARKQLLRADQFERIVSGLLAGGLVEDAKRIYNSMEARGFSPSEPTRVALMAAKSIPRQKSSKRGGRA
- the LOC105056255 gene encoding uncharacterized protein C167.05, translating into MEPLEEVVEYSWREVVLPSLIPVVPEPELERETGERRRGRDLLVAIDHGPNSKHAFDWALVHLCRLADTLHLVHAVSSVHNDVVYESSRELMEKLAVEAFQVALVRTKARIVEGDAGKAICREAERLKPAAVIMGTRGRSILQSVLQGSVSEYCFHNCKAAPVIIVPGKDAGEQSVI